A genome region from Hymenobacter tibetensis includes the following:
- a CDS encoding SusC/RagA family TonB-linked outer membrane protein: MKKNYKWQHGRFAVCLPVLLLAGPGVTAVQARPSTNMVAEWQITGRVVSKTNEGLPGVTVVLKGTTVGTSTGADGTFTLSVPENAGTLVFSYIGFQTKEQSFAGPGPVTVTLGEDVKNLDEVVVVGYGTQKRGDVTGAIASFNAEKLTERPVTRVDQALVGQLAGVQVKQTTGVPGRGFSVQVRGSGSITANNEPLYVIDGFPLEAASQNSSGRFGSGSPLDNINPNDIENIEVLKDAAAAAIYGSRAANGVVLITTKRGKSGKPKINLNTYAGFVQAVRKLDMLNSEEWVDRSIEIINANWVNSGAGRLASQTTAERQTILRVNTINPTLMIDERWLQPGHPGLDYVDWQDEAFRTGFTQDIQLSASGASDFVNYYVSGDYQKQDGVVIGLGYKRYSARANVEVKASDKFKFGLNISPSYAISSDPGVEGKDNLMQNIISTSPVVESAAGLNTNTGDFTNYAWGFTRNSPIRVLENAIGDTRTLRTLGTIYAEFQPVKNLAFRSTANFDNTDAESKSYVPAFVNGSLGNRQASGSFSSFRKQTFVNENTLTYNRTLGGKHDLTGLAGYSYNFTKLNAQALTAANGFVNSAVTTLNAATTISGTAGNFTTETQNVLISYFGRLQYAYGGKYLASASIRRDGSSRFGDNTKFGVFPAASVGWRISQENFMQGLTPVSDLKLRASVGYSGNNGIGDYSSIATLGIFNYTYGGTQFNGQAPNRVNNPNLKWERSRTYDVGFDFGLLKNRITGSFDYYTKTSKDLLLNIPILAGAGFATQLTNIGEVLNRGQELELTSRNFVGEFQWTTSVNVSHNTNKVVRLGANNAPIQVLSAFDIPNNILQVGQPLYSIYVVKQDGILSQADLDNGAARYGSQTVGDPKYVDYNGDGKIDANDRQIVGHPNADYSWGITNSFKYKGFDLSVLVQGQNGGSIYSLFGRAVDRTGTGQPDNVLGLYRDRWRSPEDPGAGERGKAYSTFGRIKNTDWLYSSDYYRIRNITVGYDLGLLVNKKVAQGARIYVTAENFFGHDKYKGGLNPEAVNTAGGDDSFPIGVDYGGLPLTKSLILGLNVTF; encoded by the coding sequence ATGAAGAAAAACTACAAATGGCAACACGGCCGGTTTGCGGTGTGCTTGCCAGTGCTACTCTTGGCTGGGCCGGGCGTAACTGCCGTACAGGCCCGGCCTTCCACCAACATGGTAGCCGAATGGCAGATAACGGGCCGCGTGGTTTCCAAAACCAATGAGGGCCTGCCGGGCGTAACGGTGGTGCTCAAAGGAACGACGGTCGGTACGTCTACGGGCGCTGATGGTACCTTCACGCTGTCGGTGCCCGAGAATGCCGGCACCCTGGTATTCAGTTACATCGGCTTTCAAACCAAAGAGCAAAGCTTTGCGGGACCCGGACCCGTTACGGTAACGCTCGGCGAAGACGTTAAGAACCTCGACGAGGTAGTGGTGGTCGGGTACGGCACGCAGAAGCGCGGCGACGTTACGGGGGCCATTGCTTCGTTCAACGCCGAAAAGCTAACCGAGCGGCCCGTCACCCGCGTCGATCAGGCGCTGGTGGGGCAGTTGGCGGGTGTGCAAGTCAAGCAAACTACCGGCGTGCCGGGCCGGGGCTTTTCGGTGCAGGTGCGGGGTTCCGGCTCCATCACCGCCAACAACGAGCCTTTGTACGTTATCGACGGCTTTCCCTTGGAAGCAGCGTCGCAGAACTCGTCGGGCCGTTTCGGCTCTGGGAGCCCCCTCGACAACATCAACCCCAATGACATCGAGAACATCGAGGTGCTGAAAGATGCCGCGGCGGCGGCCATCTACGGCTCGCGGGCGGCCAACGGGGTGGTGCTCATCACCACCAAGCGCGGCAAGTCGGGCAAGCCGAAAATCAACCTCAACACCTACGCGGGTTTTGTGCAGGCCGTGCGCAAGCTGGATATGCTGAATTCCGAGGAGTGGGTGGACCGCTCCATCGAAATCATCAATGCCAACTGGGTTAACTCTGGAGCGGGCCGCCTGGCCAGCCAGACCACCGCCGAGCGCCAGACCATTCTGCGCGTCAACACCATCAACCCCACCCTGATGATTGACGAGCGGTGGTTGCAACCCGGTCACCCCGGCCTCGACTATGTGGATTGGCAGGACGAGGCGTTTCGGACCGGTTTCACCCAGGACATTCAACTCTCCGCCAGCGGCGCCAGCGACTTCGTGAACTACTACGTTTCCGGCGACTACCAGAAGCAGGACGGCGTGGTGATTGGGCTAGGCTACAAACGCTACTCGGCGCGTGCCAACGTGGAAGTGAAAGCCAGCGACAAGTTCAAGTTCGGCCTCAACATCAGCCCAAGCTACGCCATCAGCTCCGACCCAGGGGTGGAAGGCAAGGACAACTTGATGCAAAACATTATTTCCACGTCGCCGGTGGTGGAAAGCGCAGCCGGCCTGAACACCAACACCGGCGACTTCACCAACTACGCCTGGGGCTTCACGCGCAACAGCCCGATTCGGGTGCTGGAAAACGCCATCGGCGACACCCGCACCCTGCGGACGCTAGGCACCATCTACGCCGAGTTTCAGCCCGTCAAAAACCTGGCGTTTCGCTCCACGGCCAATTTCGATAACACCGATGCCGAGTCCAAGTCGTACGTTCCGGCCTTCGTGAATGGCAGCTTGGGAAACCGGCAGGCCTCGGGTTCGTTTAGCTCGTTTCGCAAGCAAACCTTCGTGAATGAGAACACGCTGACCTACAACCGCACGCTAGGTGGCAAGCACGACCTAACGGGACTGGCCGGTTACTCCTACAACTTCACCAAACTAAACGCGCAGGCCCTAACGGCCGCCAACGGATTTGTGAACAGCGCCGTCACGACGCTGAACGCCGCGACCACCATCAGCGGCACCGCGGGCAACTTCACCACCGAAACCCAGAACGTCCTGATTTCCTACTTCGGGCGCTTGCAGTACGCCTATGGTGGCAAATACCTGGCGTCGGCCAGCATCCGGCGCGACGGCTCGTCGCGGTTCGGCGACAACACCAAGTTTGGGGTGTTTCCGGCGGCCTCGGTGGGCTGGCGCATCTCGCAGGAGAACTTTATGCAGGGCCTGACCCCCGTCAGCGACTTGAAGCTGCGGGCCAGCGTGGGCTACTCCGGCAACAACGGCATCGGTGACTACAGCAGCATTGCCACGCTCGGTATTTTCAACTACACCTACGGCGGCACGCAGTTCAACGGGCAGGCGCCCAACCGCGTCAACAACCCTAACCTGAAGTGGGAACGGTCGCGCACCTATGATGTGGGCTTTGATTTCGGGCTGCTGAAGAACCGCATCACCGGTTCGTTCGACTATTACACCAAAACCAGCAAAGACCTGCTGCTCAACATTCCGATACTAGCTGGGGCCGGCTTTGCCACTCAGCTCACCAACATCGGGGAGGTGCTGAACCGGGGGCAGGAACTGGAGCTAACCAGCCGCAACTTTGTGGGAGAGTTCCAGTGGACTACCTCGGTGAACGTGAGCCACAACACCAACAAGGTGGTGCGTTTGGGCGCCAACAACGCGCCCATTCAGGTGCTGTCGGCCTTCGATATTCCCAACAACATCCTGCAAGTAGGGCAGCCGCTTTACAGCATCTACGTGGTGAAGCAGGACGGTATTCTTTCCCAAGCCGACCTGGATAATGGCGCAGCCCGCTACGGCTCACAAACCGTGGGCGACCCGAAGTACGTGGACTACAACGGTGACGGTAAGATTGACGCCAACGACCGCCAGATTGTGGGCCACCCCAACGCCGACTATAGCTGGGGCATCACGAACAGCTTCAAGTACAAAGGCTTCGATTTGAGCGTGCTGGTACAGGGGCAAAACGGCGGCTCTATCTACTCGCTGTTCGGCCGCGCCGTCGACCGTACCGGTACCGGCCAACCCGACAACGTGCTCGGCCTTTACCGTGACCGGTGGCGCTCCCCCGAAGACCCCGGCGCCGGAGAGCGTGGCAAGGCGTACTCCACCTTCGGCCGCATCAAAAACACCGACTGGCTGTACTCGTCGGACTACTACCGCATCCGCAACATCACCGTGGGCTACGACCTAGGGCTGCTGGTCAATAAAAAAGTTGCGCAGGGTGCCCGCATCTACGTGACGGCCGAGAATTTCTTTGGGCACGACAAGTACAAAGGGGGCCTCAACCCCGAAGCCGTGAACACCGCCGGCGGCGACGACAGCTTCCCTATCGGGGTGGACTATGGCGGCCTGCCCTTAACCAAGTCGCTGATCTTGGGGCTTAACGTCACCTTCTAA
- a CDS encoding helix-turn-helix transcriptional regulator has translation MKYDSEMYARPALVSSAALAWPGLRVERHQLDSVELPAHYHEQHLLLLHQGTAPVRSRRQQGGYVEEAVFQAGDAGLYPGGEYGAVTCSGPTDTIHLYLDNYYLENLARQGMDLTHFGLRDRYKFEDALLNQLGRQLLSAVGAPHALGQFYIEALTNALCCQLIEHHATYERRVAHGPQLPNSVLARIDAYLEAHADAAVTLDTMAELANLSVFHFARRFKQTTGASPYQYVISWKIKRAQQLLRADSLAIADISDALGFASPAHFSAAFKRSVGQSPREFQRS, from the coding sequence ATGAAATACGATTCCGAGATGTATGCCCGCCCGGCGCTCGTCAGCAGCGCAGCCCTGGCGTGGCCGGGCCTGCGGGTGGAGCGGCACCAACTAGACTCTGTTGAGCTGCCAGCCCATTACCACGAGCAACATTTGCTGCTGCTGCATCAGGGTACTGCCCCCGTTAGGTCGCGCCGGCAGCAGGGCGGCTACGTGGAGGAGGCGGTGTTTCAGGCGGGTGATGCTGGCTTGTACCCAGGGGGCGAATACGGCGCCGTAACGTGTAGCGGCCCAACCGACACCATTCATCTGTACCTCGACAACTACTACCTGGAAAACCTGGCCCGCCAGGGCATGGACCTTACCCACTTCGGCTTGCGCGACCGGTACAAGTTCGAGGACGCCCTCTTAAACCAGTTGGGGCGTCAGCTGCTGAGTGCCGTTGGGGCGCCGCACGCGCTGGGGCAGTTCTACATCGAGGCGCTAACCAACGCGCTGTGCTGCCAGCTCATCGAGCACCACGCCACCTACGAGCGGCGCGTTGCCCACGGTCCGCAGCTGCCCAACTCGGTGCTGGCGCGTATTGATGCCTACTTGGAGGCGCACGCCGACGCAGCCGTAACGCTGGACACGATGGCCGAGCTAGCCAACCTGAGCGTGTTTCACTTTGCCCGCCGCTTCAAGCAAACCACGGGTGCCTCCCCCTACCAGTACGTAATCAGCTGGAAAATCAAGCGGGCCCAGCAGTTGCTACGAGCCGACAGCCTTGCCATTGCCGACATCAGCGACGCGTTGGGGTTTGCTTCGCCGGCCCACTTTTCGGCGGCGTTCAAGCGTAGCGTTGGACAAAGCCCGCGTGAGTTTCAGCGCAGCTAA
- a CDS encoding NmrA family NAD(P)-binding protein: protein MTPIILVAGATGELGGRINKALLARGAAVRALVRTSSDPAKVDELTAQGVEVVRADLTDVAQVTAACTGTACVVSALQGLHDVVVDAQSVLLEAAVAAGVPRFIPSDFSTDFTKLPAGENRNFDLRREFKERLDHAPIAATSILNGAFGEVLTYNIPLLDFKKKSVGYWEDADWRIDFTTMDDTAAYTAAAALDPTTPRLLRIASFQLSPRELAVVGEQVTKEPFALVRMGSRAELAAHTQHARAAHPEGEQELYPAWQQMQYMLSMFSVQHNPLDNNRYPEVQWTSAPHLLAEAMQARATPTS from the coding sequence ATGACACCAATCATTTTAGTAGCCGGTGCAACCGGTGAACTCGGCGGCCGAATCAACAAGGCACTACTTGCCCGCGGCGCGGCAGTTCGGGCCCTTGTACGAACCAGTTCCGACCCCGCAAAAGTAGACGAGCTAACTGCCCAGGGGGTGGAAGTTGTTCGGGCTGACCTAACTGATGTAGCGCAGGTTACGGCCGCCTGCACGGGCACGGCCTGCGTGGTTTCGGCGTTGCAGGGCCTGCACGACGTGGTAGTGGACGCACAATCGGTGCTGCTGGAAGCGGCTGTGGCCGCCGGCGTACCCCGCTTCATTCCCTCCGACTTCTCGACCGACTTCACCAAGCTGCCAGCCGGCGAAAACCGTAACTTCGATTTGCGCCGGGAGTTCAAAGAGCGCCTCGACCACGCCCCCATTGCCGCTACGTCCATTCTCAACGGGGCCTTCGGGGAAGTCCTGACGTACAACATCCCACTGCTTGATTTCAAGAAGAAAAGCGTTGGGTATTGGGAAGATGCCGACTGGCGCATCGACTTCACAACCATGGACGACACGGCGGCCTACACCGCCGCGGCCGCGCTGGACCCTACCACTCCACGGCTTTTGCGCATTGCCAGCTTTCAACTAAGCCCGCGCGAGCTGGCAGTGGTGGGCGAGCAAGTAACCAAGGAGCCGTTTGCGCTGGTTCGGATGGGCAGCCGTGCCGAGTTGGCGGCGCACACCCAGCACGCACGGGCCGCGCACCCCGAAGGCGAGCAAGAACTCTACCCCGCGTGGCAACAGATGCAGTACATGCTTAGCATGTTCAGCGTGCAGCACAACCCGCTCGACAACAACCGCTACCCCGAGGTGCAGTGGACCAGCGCCCCCCACCTGCTAGCTGAGGCCATGCAGGCCAGGGCCACTCCAACTAGCTGA
- a CDS encoding sialate O-acetylesterase — protein MRHKLPLLLLLAPFASRADVTLPALMTDNMVLQQKTNVALWGWAEPGEVVTVTVGWQKAPRKVVADKEGKWLVRVPTGKAGGPYTLQVQGNNQLTINNVMLGEVWLCSGQSNMNFPVTKRPNSGSYTGIINAEEVILKANYPNIRMFTVVQKVADAPERDVQGSWAVCSPETVGNFSAVAYFFGQEIHEKTKVPMGLIHSSWGGTPAESWTRKDVLEKDPELRPILTRYEQGLTQRPAYETALAAWKQEREANPQTTRPKPAEPLSATSNKSPYKLYNGMIKGLIPYTLRGVIWYQGESNAERAYQYRKLFPALIANWRQEWQQPTLPFYFVQIAPNRSQNPEIRESQLVTMQTVPHTGMAVITDAGDSLDIHPRNKQVVGHRLALWALSHEYGQTKLPYSGPIYESMKVENGKARLQFKYADGLQAKGGPLRKFSVAGPDSVFVPAQAQIQGNTVVVWSEKVKQPVAVRFGWSISPEPNLYNAAGLPASPFRTDTWPTPTQGKN, from the coding sequence ATGCGTCACAAGCTGCCCTTACTGCTCCTGCTTGCTCCATTTGCCTCCCGTGCCGATGTCACGTTGCCCGCGCTGATGACCGACAACATGGTGCTACAGCAGAAAACAAACGTGGCGCTGTGGGGCTGGGCCGAGCCGGGCGAGGTGGTAACCGTGACGGTCGGCTGGCAGAAAGCGCCCCGCAAGGTGGTGGCCGACAAAGAGGGCAAGTGGCTGGTGCGCGTACCGACGGGCAAGGCGGGCGGGCCCTACACGCTACAGGTGCAGGGCAACAATCAGCTGACCATCAACAATGTAATGCTCGGGGAAGTGTGGTTGTGCTCGGGGCAGTCGAACATGAACTTCCCGGTAACCAAACGACCCAACAGCGGCTCCTACACCGGCATCATCAACGCCGAGGAAGTGATTCTGAAAGCCAACTACCCCAACATCCGGATGTTCACGGTGGTGCAGAAGGTGGCCGACGCGCCGGAGCGCGACGTGCAGGGGAGCTGGGCGGTGTGCAGCCCCGAAACGGTAGGTAATTTTTCGGCGGTGGCGTACTTTTTCGGCCAGGAAATCCACGAGAAAACCAAGGTGCCAATGGGTCTGATCCACTCGTCGTGGGGTGGAACGCCGGCCGAGTCCTGGACCCGCAAGGATGTGCTGGAAAAGGACCCGGAGCTGCGCCCGATTCTGACGCGCTACGAGCAGGGCCTCACCCAGCGGCCCGCCTACGAAACGGCGCTGGCCGCCTGGAAGCAGGAGCGCGAAGCCAACCCCCAAACCACCCGCCCCAAACCCGCCGAGCCGCTTAGCGCCACCAGCAACAAGTCGCCCTACAAGCTCTACAACGGCATGATTAAGGGCCTAATACCATACACACTGCGCGGGGTTATCTGGTACCAGGGCGAGAGCAACGCCGAGCGGGCCTACCAGTACCGTAAGCTGTTTCCGGCCCTGATTGCCAACTGGCGCCAAGAGTGGCAGCAGCCCACCTTGCCGTTTTACTTCGTGCAAATAGCGCCCAACCGCAGCCAGAACCCTGAAATTAGGGAGTCGCAGTTGGTGACCATGCAAACCGTGCCCCACACTGGCATGGCCGTCATCACCGATGCCGGCGACTCGCTGGACATCCATCCGCGCAACAAGCAGGTGGTCGGGCACCGACTGGCGCTGTGGGCCTTAAGCCACGAATACGGGCAAACCAAGCTGCCCTACTCCGGCCCCATCTACGAATCCATGAAGGTGGAAAACGGCAAAGCTCGCTTGCAATTCAAGTACGCCGACGGGCTGCAAGCCAAAGGGGGGCCGCTGCGCAAGTTCTCGGTGGCGGGCCCCGACAGCGTTTTCGTGCCTGCGCAGGCACAAATCCAGGGCAACACGGTGGTAGTGTGGAGCGAGAAAGTGAAACAGCCGGTGGCCGTACGGTTTGGGTGGAGCATTTCGCCGGAGCCCAACCTATACAATGCCGCCGGCCTACCGGCTTCGCCTTTCCGCACCGACACCTGGCCCACCCCAACGCAAGGAAAAAACTAA